Proteins encoded within one genomic window of Cryptosporangium minutisporangium:
- a CDS encoding DMT family transporter, producing MGITGRAAFVRLVVLAALWGSSFLWAAIALRGLPPGVLTVVRLALGSALLLAICRIRGVRIPAEPRVWVHLGVLAAIGHVIPLLLFAHAVRSIDSHVGGTLNATTPLWTLAIGVCLGTSGRIPGRYVAGLLAGLVGTLLVVGAWPPGDRLPVVPTVLGMIAAASYGASYIYIDRYMARVDRPPIALAAGQLVAGTALALIALPVAGPHSLDGVRLGPDVIVATIALGAFCTGMATVLNIRQVADVGPAASVVVYLLPVVAAVLGWLVLDEQITPSTIVGTAVVLVGVALIRTPRRPTTDDRGEPGTQQRPQVPTNS from the coding sequence ATGGGAATTACCGGACGCGCAGCTTTCGTCCGGCTGGTAGTGCTGGCAGCACTGTGGGGTTCGAGTTTTCTGTGGGCCGCCATCGCGCTGCGGGGCCTCCCGCCGGGCGTCCTCACCGTGGTCCGGCTCGCGCTGGGCTCGGCGCTGTTGCTCGCGATCTGCCGAATCCGCGGCGTCCGGATCCCCGCCGAGCCGCGCGTCTGGGTGCACCTCGGCGTGCTGGCCGCGATCGGCCACGTGATCCCGCTGCTCCTGTTCGCCCACGCGGTGCGGTCGATCGACTCGCACGTCGGCGGCACGCTGAACGCCACCACGCCGCTCTGGACGCTCGCCATCGGTGTCTGTCTGGGCACTTCCGGGCGGATTCCCGGGCGGTACGTCGCCGGCCTGCTCGCCGGCCTGGTCGGCACGCTGCTGGTGGTCGGCGCCTGGCCACCCGGCGATCGCCTGCCGGTCGTCCCGACAGTGCTCGGCATGATCGCAGCGGCCAGCTACGGCGCCAGCTACATCTACATCGATCGATACATGGCGCGCGTCGACCGGCCGCCGATCGCGCTCGCCGCCGGACAGCTGGTGGCCGGCACCGCGCTCGCGCTGATCGCGCTCCCGGTCGCCGGCCCGCACTCGCTGGACGGCGTCCGGCTGGGGCCGGACGTCATCGTCGCCACGATCGCGTTGGGCGCGTTCTGCACCGGCATGGCGACCGTGCTCAACATCCGCCAGGTAGCGGACGTCGGGCCGGCGGCGTCGGTCGTGGTCTATTTGTTGCCCGTAGTGGCCGCGGTGCTCGGCTGGTTGGTGCTGGACGAGCAGATCACGCCGAGCACGATCGTCGGCACCGCGGTCGTACTGGTCGGCGTCGCACTGATTCGGACACCGCGGCGTCCGACGACCGACGACCGCGGCGAGCCGGGCACCCAGCAGCGGCCGCAGGTCCCGACGAATTCCTGA
- a CDS encoding OsmC family protein has translation MVAVHNYELGLVWTGNQGTGTSAYRAYSRSHEVTSEGRPPLLGSSDPAFRGETDRWNPELLLLAALSGCHLMSYLHVCVEAGVIVSAYADTPTGSMTQTPGGGGRFTEVVLHPRVTLARDSAGKQDLASRLHRDASARCFIAASVNFPVHHEPTVVVADR, from the coding sequence GTGGTAGCGGTCCACAACTACGAGTTGGGCCTGGTCTGGACGGGTAACCAGGGCACCGGAACCAGCGCGTACCGGGCGTACAGCCGGTCGCACGAGGTGACCTCGGAGGGCCGACCTCCCCTGCTGGGGTCGTCCGACCCCGCGTTCCGGGGTGAAACCGACCGCTGGAATCCCGAACTCCTGCTGCTCGCAGCGCTCTCCGGGTGTCATCTGATGTCGTACCTGCACGTCTGCGTCGAGGCCGGAGTGATCGTCAGCGCATACGCCGACACACCGACCGGGTCGATGACGCAGACGCCGGGCGGCGGTGGGCGCTTCACCGAGGTCGTTCTGCACCCCCGGGTGACGCTGGCCCGGGACAGCGCGGGGAAGCAGGACCTCGCGAGCCGCCTGCACCGCGACGCCAGCGCCCGCTGCTTCATCGCGGCCTCGGTGAACTTCCCGGTCCACCACGAGCCAACGGTCGTCGTCGCCGACCGCTGA